A stretch of the Marivirga tractuosa DSM 4126 genome encodes the following:
- the ffh gene encoding signal recognition particle protein yields the protein MFDNLSYKLDRAFKTLKGQGQITEVNVATTVKEIRRALVDADVNFKVAKDVTDRIKEEALGRDVLISVSPGQLLVKITQEELAKMMGEKQVDISTEGSPSTILISGLQGSGKTTFSGKLANRLKKQGKQVLLAACDIYRPAAIDQLKVLGEQIGVEVYAEPENKDAVKIAKNAIKFAKDNGKSIVIVDTAGRLAVDEVMMKEISSLKKELNPSETLFVVDSMTGQDAVNTAKTFNEQLDFDGVVLTKLDGDTRGGAALSIRTVVEKPIKFISSGEKMEAIDLFYPDRMAQRILGMGDVVSLVEKAQETFDQEETNRLSKKIRKNQFDFEDFLSQLQQIKKMGNVKDLLGMLPGMGKQIKDLDIDDDAFKPVEAIIRSMTYEERSNPELMNASRKKRIAEGSGTSVQEINNLLKQFKDMRKMMKTMNKMSGSKRGLAGFNPFGK from the coding sequence ATGTTCGATAATCTCAGTTATAAATTAGATCGCGCTTTTAAAACCCTGAAAGGTCAGGGGCAAATTACAGAAGTAAACGTAGCCACTACTGTTAAAGAAATCCGCAGGGCATTGGTTGATGCCGATGTGAATTTCAAGGTAGCGAAAGATGTTACAGACAGAATTAAAGAAGAAGCATTAGGTCGGGATGTCTTGATTTCAGTATCTCCAGGACAGCTTTTGGTTAAAATTACTCAAGAAGAGTTGGCCAAAATGATGGGGGAGAAGCAAGTAGATATCAGCACCGAAGGCTCTCCATCTACCATTTTGATTTCTGGACTTCAAGGATCTGGTAAAACTACTTTTTCAGGAAAGTTAGCCAACCGATTAAAAAAACAAGGAAAACAAGTCCTGTTAGCTGCTTGTGATATTTATAGGCCTGCTGCTATTGATCAGCTTAAAGTATTAGGTGAGCAAATTGGAGTAGAAGTTTATGCCGAACCAGAAAATAAGGATGCTGTTAAAATAGCTAAGAATGCCATAAAATTTGCCAAGGATAATGGCAAAAGCATTGTAATTGTTGATACTGCAGGTCGTTTGGCAGTGGATGAAGTCATGATGAAAGAGATTTCCAGCTTGAAAAAAGAGCTAAATCCTTCTGAAACTTTATTTGTAGTGGATTCCATGACAGGGCAGGATGCGGTGAACACAGCTAAGACCTTTAATGAGCAGCTCGATTTTGATGGGGTAGTACTAACCAAATTAGATGGTGATACACGTGGTGGTGCTGCCTTATCCATTAGAACGGTAGTTGAGAAGCCTATCAAGTTTATCAGTAGTGGTGAGAAAATGGAAGCTATTGATCTTTTCTATCCTGATAGGATGGCGCAAAGGATTTTGGGCATGGGTGATGTCGTTTCTTTGGTTGAAAAAGCTCAAGAAACTTTCGATCAGGAAGAAACTAATCGACTATCCAAGAAAATAAGAAAAAACCAGTTTGATTTTGAGGATTTCCTTTCTCAATTGCAGCAAATCAAGAAAATGGGTAATGTAAAAGACCTCTTGGGAATGCTGCCAGGAATGGGAAAGCAAATTAAAGATTTAGATATTGATGATGATGCTTTTAAGCCAGTTGAAGCGATTATTCGCTCAATGACCTATGAGGAGCGTAGCAACCCAGAATTAATGAATGCCAGCCGCAAGAAAAGAATTGCGGAAGGTAGTGGTACTTCTGTACAAGAAATCAATAACCTACTAAAGCAATTTAAGGATATGCGGAAGATGATGAAGACCATGAATAAAATGAGTGGAAGTAAAAGAGGTTTAGCAGGCTTTAATCCATTTGGGAAATAA